DNA from Mesorhizobium sp. B2-1-1:
CACAGCACCCGCTCCAGGCGCCTGGCTGCCTCAGGCGTGCCGTCCGCGACGATGACCATGCCTGCATGCTGGGAAAAGCCCATGCCGACACCGCCGCCATGGTGCAGCGACACCCAGGTGGCGCCCGATGCCGTGTTGAGCAAGGCGTTGAGCAGCGGCCAGTCGGAAACCGCATCCGAGCCGTCCTTCATCGCCTCGGTCTCGCGGTTCGGCGAGGCGACCGAGCCGGAATCGAGATGGTCCCGGCCGATGACGACAGGCGCCTTGAGTTCGCCTTTGGCTACCATCTCGTTGAAGGCCAAGCCCAGCCGGTGGCGGTCGCCGAGGCCGACCCAGCAAATGCGCGCCGGCAAGCCCTGGAAGGCGATGCGCTCGCGCGCCATGTCCAGCCAGTTGTGCAAATGGGTGTTGCCGGGCGTCAGTTCGCGCACCTTGGCATCGGTCTTATAGATGTCCTGCGGGTCGCCGGAAAGGGCCGCCCAGCGGAACGGGCCGATGCCGCGGCAGAACAGCGGGCGGATATAGGCCGGCACGAAACCGGGAAAGGCAAAGGCGTTCTCGAAGCCTTCTTCCTTGGCGACCTGGCGGATGTTGTTGCCGTAGTCGAGCGTCGGCACGCCGGCGTTCCAGAAGGCCACCATCGCCTCGACATGCTCGCGCATCGAGGCGCGGGCGGCTTTCTCGACTGCTTTCGGGTCGGACGTGCGCTTCTCGCGCCACTCGGCCAGCGTCCAGCCCTTGGGCAGATAGCCGTTCAACGGATCGTGCGCCGAAGTCTGGTCGGTGACCATATCGGGGCGCACGCCGCGCCGCACCAGCTCGGGCACGATATCGGCGGTGTTGCCGACCAGGCCGACCGACTTCGCCTCGCCTGCCCTGGTCCAGCGCGCGATCTTCTCCAGCGCCTCGTCAAGCGTATCGGCCCGCTCGTCGACATAGCGGGTGCGCAGCCGGAAATCGATGCGGTCGGGATCGCATTCGACGGCCAGGCAGCAGGCGCCGGCCATGACGGCGGCGAGAGGCTGCGCGCCGCCCATGCCGCCGAGGCCGCCAGTCAGGATCCATTTGCCCCTGAGATCGCCGCCATAGTGCTGGCGTCCGGCTTCGACGAAGGTCTCGTAGGTGCCCTGCACGATGCCTTGCGTGCCGATATAGATCCACGAGCCGGCCGTCATCTGGCCGTACATCATCAGGCCTTTCCTATCGAGCTCGTTGAATTTCTCCCAGGTCGCCCAATGCGGCACCAAATTGGAGTTGGCGATCAAAACGCGCGGCGCGTCCGGATGGGTGCGGAAGACGCCGACCGGCTTGCCGGACTGCACCAGCAGCGTCTCGTCCTCGCCAAGCGTCTTCAGCGAAGCGGCGATGCGGTCGAAATCGTTCCAGGTGCGCGCGGCCCGGCCGATGCCGCCATAGACGACCAGTTCGTTGGGATTTTCGGCGACATCGGGATCGAGATTGTTCATCAGCATGCGCAGCGGCGCTTCGGTCGTCCAATACCTGGCATTGAGCTTGTCGCCGCGGGGGCTGCGCACTTCGCGGATGTTGTGGCGAGGATCGGTCATGTCGTCACTTCCCTTTCAGATGAGTGCGGCGAGGCGTCAGCTCTCGACCCACGAAATCGCGGTCTCGAGGATGGATGTCAGCGTGGCGCGGATCGGCGCGGCGAAGGCGGCGTCGTAAGGCACCGGCCAGTTGTCGGGCGCGCCCTTGCCTTCGGGCTCTCGCATGTAGCCGCGGTTGGACAGTTCCATCTGCAGCGCATGGACGCCGTTTTGCGGCTGGCCGAAATGGCGCGTGATCCACCCGCCCTTGAAGCGGCCATTGACCACGAAGGTCTCGCCGGTCTCGGCCAGGATCCCGGCGACCTTTTCCTGCAGCGCCGGATCCGTGCTCTTGCCGTCATTGGTGCCGAGATTGAAGACCGGCAGCGTGCCATCGAACAGGCGCGGCAGCACAGAGCGGATCGAGTGGCAGTCATAGAGGACGATTTTGCCATGCAATCCGCGCAGCCGGTCGATCTCGGCCTGGAGCGCGGCATGATAGGGCATGAAGAATTTTCGGCGGCGCTCGTCGATTTCCGACGGTCCCGGTTCCTCGCCTGTACGGTAGAGCGGATCGCCATCGAAGGTTTCGGTCGGGCAGAGGCCGGTCGTCGCGTGACCAGGGTAGAGCGAGGCCCCGGACGGATCGCGATTGACGTCGATGACGGTGCGCGAGATGGCGGTGTGCACGACGGTGGCGCCAAGACCTGCGGCAAAATCATAGAGCTTGTCGATCCACCAGTCGCAGTCGCGCTGGCCAAGCCAGCTCGAGACCAGCCGGTTGTCGAGACCGGCGAGATCGATGCCGGTGTGCGGCATGGAAACCAGCAGCGGTGCGGTGCCTTGATTTACCGTCAGCCAAGGAGGTGTCATGCGAGATCTCCGCAAGTTGGAGCTCTACGGCTGGGATGCGAAGGAACGAGACCTATCATGCCAAGCACTCTCATGAGGCAATCCCCGGCAGCGCCACCGCGCTCGCCGCCTTCACCGCCGCACCGCTTCGCACCATGGCGATGGCTTTCTCCATGTCGGGATGGAAATGCCGGTCGTTGTCGAGATGCGGCACCTCGGCCCTGACCAATTTGCGCACCGCTTCGAGTGCGGCGCTGGAAGCAAGCGGCGCGTGGAAATCGCAGCCCTGGGTCGCGGCCAGCAACTCGATGCCGATGACGGCCGTGGCGTTCTCGACCATGCCGATCAGCCGGCGCGCACCATGTGCGGCCATCGAGACGTGATCCTCCTGGTTGGCCGAGGTCGGGATCGAATCGACGCTTGCTGGATAGGCCTTCTGCTTGTTTTCGGAAACCAGCGCTGCCGCCGTCACCTGCGGGATCATGAAGCCGGAATTCAGGCCGGGCTTCGGCGTCAAAAAGGCGGGCATGCCCGACAGCGCAGGGTCGACCAGCATGGCGATGCGGCGCTCCGACAGCGAGCCGATCTCGCAGACGGCGAGTGCGATCATGTCGGCAGCGAAAGCCACCGGCTCGGCATGGAAATTGCCGCCCGACAAGGCGGTGTCGTCCTCGGCGAAGATCAAGGGATTGTCGGTGACGCCATTGGCTTCCGTGCCGAGCGTGTCAGCCGCCTTGCGCAACACGTCCAGAGCGGCCCCCATCACCTGCGGCTGGCAGCGCAGGCAATAGGGATCCTGCACGCGCTCGTCGCCGACGCGGTGGGATTCGCGGATGGCGCTGCCGGCCATCAGACTGCGTAGCGCATTCGCCGTCTCGATCTGGCCGCGATGCTTCCTCAAGAGATGGATGCGCGGATCGAAGGGGGCGTCCGAGCCCCTGGCGGCGTCGGTGGACAGTGCACCCGCGACCAGTGCCGACTGGTAGAGAACTTCGGCCTCGAACAAGCCCGCCAGCGCGTAGGCGGTCGAGAATTGCGTGCCGTTAAGCAGCGCCAGCCCTTCCTTGGCGCCAAGGATGACAGGCTCCAGCCCATGCGAGACGAAGGCGACCTTGGCCGGGAAGCGGCCATGCGGCGTGAAGCATTCGCCGACGCCGATCATCACGGCCGTCATGTGTGACAGCGGCGCGAGGTCGCCGGAGGCGCCGACCGAACCTTGCGCCGGCACCACCGGGATGACATCGTTGGCCAGCATCGCTTCCAGCAGCTCGATGGTGCGCGACCGCACGCCGGAGGCGCCCTGCGCCAGGCTGGCAAGCTTCAAGGCCATCATCAGCCTGCAAACAGCGACCGGCATCGGCTCGCCGACGCCGGCGGCGTGCGAGAGCACGATGTTGCGCTGGAGCGTTTCGAGATCCTGGGCAGGAATGCGGACGCTGGCCAGTTTGCCGAAACCGGTGTTGATGCCATAGACCGGCTCGCCCTTGGCGACGATGCGTGCGACAGCCTCCGCACTCGCCTTGATCTTTGGCCGGCAGGCATCGTCGAGCCTGGGCACGGCGCCGCGATAGATGGCGCGCCAGTCGGCCAGGGTCACGTTGCCGGGTTTCAGTACGAGTTCGGTCATTGTCCTCTCCAGATGCGCGCGTGCAAGGGGTTGAAGCCCATGCGGTAGACGAGTTCGGCAGGGCGCTCGATGCTCCAGATCGCTAGATCGGCGGATTTGCCCGCCTCCAGCGTGCCGGTCTGTCCGAGCAGACCCAGTGCGCGGGCGGCTTCGCGGGTCACGCCCGCGAGGCATTCATCGACCGTCATGCCGAACAAGCTCGCCGCCATGTTCATGGTCAGCAGCAACGACGTCAGCGGCGAGGTGCCGGGATTGTTGTCGGTGGCGACGGCCATCCTGACGTCATGCCTGCGGAATAATTCGATCGGAGGTTTCTTCGTTTCGCGAATAAAATAGTAGGCGCCGGGCAGGATCGTCGCCACGCTGCCCGATGCAGCCATTGCCGCCGCGCCTGCCTCATCGGTGTATTCGAGATGATCGGCCGACAACGCGCCATAGCGCGCGGCGAGTTCGGCGCCATGCAGGTTCGACAATTGGTCGGCATGGAGCTTTACCGGCAGGCCAAGCGCCTTTGCGGCTTCGAAGACCCGTGCCATCTGCTCGACCGAAAACGCGATGCCTTCGCAGAAACCATCGACGGCGTCGGCAAGCCCGTCGGCAGCAATGGCCGGCAGGATCGTGGCGGTGATGAGATCGATGAAGGCGTCCTTGTCGCCCTTGGCTTCCGGCGGCAAGGCATGGGCGCCGAGAAAGGTCGTGCGGATCGTCACCGGGCGCTCGGCGCCCAGGCGGCGCGCCGCGCGCAGCGACTTTTTCTCGTTTTCCAGGTCAAGGCCATAGCCGGACTTGACCTCGACGGTGGTGGCGCCCTCGGCGATCAGCGCATCGAGACGCGGCAGTGTCTGAGCGACCAGTTCGTCCTCACCCGCGGCACGCAAGGCCCCAACCGACGAGACGATGCCGCCGCCGGCCCTGGCGACCTCCTCATAGGTGGCGCCGGCCAGCCGCATCTCGAACTCGTTGGCGCGGTCGCCGGCATGGACGAGATGGGTGTGGCAGTCGATCAGGCCGGGCGTGATCCAGCGGCCCTCGCAATCGACGATCTCGGCACGCTGCTCGAACGCCGCCGGAATATCGGCTTCGGCGCCGGCATAGACGATGATGCCGTCACGCGCGGCGACGGCGCCCTTTTCGACGACGCCCTGCCCTGCTGCCCCTTCGGCAAAAGTCGCCAGGCGCGCATTGCGCCATATGCGAACCGCCGCCGCCCGGCCCCTGCTTTCTCCAGCCATCATATTTTCCCTTTGAAAGGATGGCGGTTATGTATATACATATTAAAAAGCACCGCAAGTGCTATTGTCATCATAAGCCAGGATTCGGAGAACAACGTGACGGCGATCTTTGCGGAACAGGCGCTTCTGCCGGAAGGCTGGCGAAGCAATGTGCGCATCGCCCTGGGCGGAGGCCGCGTTGCGGCAATCGACGCCGGGGTTGCGCCGAACACCGGCGACGAACGCCACGCCATCGTCCTGCCGGGCATGCCCAACCTGCATAGCCACGCGTTCCAGCGCGGCATGGCCGGACTTGCCGAGTTGCGCGGCCCGTCGGCCGACAGTTTCTGGAGTTGGCGCGAGGTGATGTACCGTTTCGCGCTGTCGATGACGCCCGACCAGGTCGAGGCGGTCGCCGCCCAGCTCTATGTCGAGATGCTGGAGGCCGGCTTTTCGCGTGTGGGCGAATTTCATTATCTGCATCACGACCGCGACGGAAAGCCCTACGCCAACATTGCCGAAATGGCCGAGCGCATCGCGGCCGCCGCCGCAGAAACCGGCATAGGCTTGACGCTGCTGCCGGTCTTCTATGCACACTCTTCTTTCGGCGGCGCGGCTCCCAACGAAGGTCAGCGCAGATTTCTCAATGATGTTAACCGGTTCTCACGCCTGGTTGAGAAAAGTCGCGAATGTGTTCGCGCCTTGAATCAAGCGGTCATCGGCGTCGCCCCCCATAGTTTGCGTGCCGCGACGGTCGAGGAGTTGCGACAAGTCGCTGCGATGGCGCCGGACGGACCGATCCACATCCACGTCGCGGAACAAGTGAAGGAGGTCGAGGACTGCATTGCCTGGTCGGGCGCGCGTCCGGTCGAGTTTCTGCTTGGCCATGCCAATGTCGACCGGCGCTGGTGCCTGATCCATGCCACCCACATGACCGATGCCGAGACCATGGCGATGGCAAAAAGCGGCGCGATCGCTGGGCTGTGCCCGATCACCGAAGCCAATCTCGGCGATGGCATTTTTGCGGCGCCGCTGTTCGCGCAACATGGCGGCCGCTTCGGCGTCGGCTCCGATTCCAACGTGCTGATCGGGCTGCCGGACGAACTTCGGCAACTCGAATATTCGCAGCGTCTTGCCCACCGCGCCCGCAACGTGCTGGCGGTCGCCGGCGGCTCGACCGGCCGCGCGCTGTTCGACGCAGCGCTTGACGGCGGCAGCGTCGCCCTTGGCGCCGGCGCCTCGCGGATCGCCATTGGCGCATCCGCCGACCTCGTATCGCTCGACCACAGCCAGGCTTCGCTTGCCGGCAAGACCGGAGACGCGATCCTCGACGCCTGGATCTTCGCCAACGGCACCAAGGTCGATTGCGTCTGGGTGCACGGCCAAAAGCAAGTCAGCGGCGGCAAGCACGCCAGGCGCGACGCCATCGCGGCGTGTTTCCGCAATGTCATGACCGCGCTTTCGGCAGGCTGATCAGGGACAGCCCATGAGCATGGTGGCGACAGCGGAGACGGAGGGCGGCGAGACGGTGTCGCTGCATCAGCGTATCCTGTCCGACATAAGCGAGAAAATCCTGTCCGGCGCCTGGGCGCCGGGGCATCGCATCCCGTTCGAGCACGAGCTGACGACCGAATATGATTGCTCGCGCATGACGGTGAACAAGGCACTGTCGCAGCTTGCCAAGTCAGGACTGATCGAACGCCGCCGGCGCTCAGGCAGCTTCGTGCGTCAGCCGCAATCGCAAGCGGCGGTGCTGGAAATCCACGACATCAGGATCGAGGTCGAAGCGCTCGGCCTGCCCTATCGCTATGAGCGGCTGGCGCGCCTGAAGCGGCGCAGCAGCGCGCAAGACCGGTCGCTGCTCGGGCTTTCTGCCTCGGGTTGGGTACTATCGCTGGAATGCCTGCATTTCGCCGGAGAGCGACCGTTCGCGCTCGAAGAGCGGCTGATCAATCTCTCCGCCGTCACGGAAGCCGGCGAGGAAGAGTTCCTCGACATTGCACCGGGCCCGTGGCTGATCGGCCGTGTGCCATGGAGCGAGGCCGAGCATCGCATTCGTGCTGTTGCCGCCGACGAGCGTGTTGCCGATGCCCTCGACATCGACCTGAGCGCGGCCTGTCTTGTGGTCGAGCGCCGGACATGGAGCGCCGAGCACCCGGTCACCCATGTGCGCTTCACCTATGCAGCCGAGAGCCACACGTTGGTGGCAAGATTCACGCCGTCACACGGATAGCATCTCTTCCCTTCTCCCCTTTTTGCCTCGCAAGGAAGGGGAGAAGGGAAAGCGCAGCGCCTCAGATCGCCGCGGTGATAATGATCTCGACCAGATATTCCGGACCGGCGAGCTTGGCTTCGCCGGTGGCGCGTGCGGGTGTGTGGCCCTGCGGCACCCACTTGTCCCATTCCGAGTTCATCTCGGCGAAGGTGCCCATGTCGGCCAGCCAGATGATCGCCTGGACGATCTTGGTCTTGTCGGTGCCGGCCTTGGCCAGCAATTCGTCGATCGTCGCCAGAATATCGCGAGTCTGCGAGGCGACATTGCCGCCCGGCTCTCCGACCTGGCCGGCCAGATAGACGGTATTGCCGTGAATGACGATCTGGCTCATGCGCGGGCCAACATCGATGCGACGAATGCTCATGGGAGGTTTCCTTCCTTTGTGGTCGCGCCTCTTTAGAGTTGGCACCGGCTTCGGGCAAGGCCGAGCGTTCCAAATCCCCTTGGACCAGCAGCGCCGGAGGGTCACGGCAAGTTGAGCCGGCAGCCACAATTCCGCTCGATTGGCTTGTTGACTAATGTAATAACATCACATATCCAATCGGCGCTGCCCGGCAGCCGCACTACCGCCCCACGGACCGTCAAATGACCGAAACCTGCCTGACATTCCGTGACCTGACGCTTGGCTATAACAGCCATCCGGCGATCCATCATCTGGACGGCATCATACGCAAAGGCTCGCTGACCGCCGTCGTTGGCGCCAATGGTTCGGGCAAGTCGACGTTGATGAAGGGTATCGTCGGCGTGCTGAAGCCGATGGCCGGCGCTGTGACGCGGGCGCCTGGCGTGCGCGCCGCCTATCTGCCGCAGCAGTCGGAACTCGACCGCAGCTTTCCGGCCCGGGTCGTCGATCTGGTCTCGCTCGGCCTGTGGCCGAAACGCGGGCTGCTCGGCCGCCATACCAAGGAGGATCGCCAATCCGTCAGCGAGGCGTTGATGGCGGTCGGCCTTGGCGGCTTCGAGACCCGCCCGATCGACACGCTGTCGGGCGGCCAGTTGCAGCGCACCTTGTTTGCCCGCGTGCTGTTGCAGGATGCGGATCTAATCCTGCTCGACGAGCCGTTCAACGCCGTCGATGCAAAGACGATGGGCGATCTTATTGCGCTG
Protein-coding regions in this window:
- the hutU gene encoding urocanate hydratase — its product is MTDPRHNIREVRSPRGDKLNARYWTTEAPLRMLMNNLDPDVAENPNELVVYGGIGRAARTWNDFDRIAASLKTLGEDETLLVQSGKPVGVFRTHPDAPRVLIANSNLVPHWATWEKFNELDRKGLMMYGQMTAGSWIYIGTQGIVQGTYETFVEAGRQHYGGDLRGKWILTGGLGGMGGAQPLAAVMAGACCLAVECDPDRIDFRLRTRYVDERADTLDEALEKIARWTRAGEAKSVGLVGNTADIVPELVRRGVRPDMVTDQTSAHDPLNGYLPKGWTLAEWREKRTSDPKAVEKAARASMREHVEAMVAFWNAGVPTLDYGNNIRQVAKEEGFENAFAFPGFVPAYIRPLFCRGIGPFRWAALSGDPQDIYKTDAKVRELTPGNTHLHNWLDMARERIAFQGLPARICWVGLGDRHRLGLAFNEMVAKGELKAPVVIGRDHLDSGSVASPNRETEAMKDGSDAVSDWPLLNALLNTASGATWVSLHHGGGVGMGFSQHAGMVIVADGTPEAARRLERVLWNDPATGVMRHADAGYDIAIDCAREHQLNLPGILG
- the hutG gene encoding N-formylglutamate deformylase, translated to MTPPWLTVNQGTAPLLVSMPHTGIDLAGLDNRLVSSWLGQRDCDWWIDKLYDFAAGLGATVVHTAISRTVIDVNRDPSGASLYPGHATTGLCPTETFDGDPLYRTGEEPGPSEIDERRRKFFMPYHAALQAEIDRLRGLHGKIVLYDCHSIRSVLPRLFDGTLPVFNLGTNDGKSTDPALQEKVAGILAETGETFVVNGRFKGGWITRHFGQPQNGVHALQMELSNRGYMREPEGKGAPDNWPVPYDAAFAAPIRATLTSILETAISWVES
- a CDS encoding formimidoylglutamate deiminase, whose translation is MTAIFAEQALLPEGWRSNVRIALGGGRVAAIDAGVAPNTGDERHAIVLPGMPNLHSHAFQRGMAGLAELRGPSADSFWSWREVMYRFALSMTPDQVEAVAAQLYVEMLEAGFSRVGEFHYLHHDRDGKPYANIAEMAERIAAAAAETGIGLTLLPVFYAHSSFGGAAPNEGQRRFLNDVNRFSRLVEKSRECVRALNQAVIGVAPHSLRAATVEELRQVAAMAPDGPIHIHVAEQVKEVEDCIAWSGARPVEFLLGHANVDRRWCLIHATHMTDAETMAMAKSGAIAGLCPITEANLGDGIFAAPLFAQHGGRFGVGSDSNVLIGLPDELRQLEYSQRLAHRARNVLAVAGGSTGRALFDAALDGGSVALGAGASRIAIGASADLVSLDHSQASLAGKTGDAILDAWIFANGTKVDCVWVHGQKQVSGGKHARRDAIAACFRNVMTALSAG
- the aztA gene encoding zinc ABC transporter ATP-binding protein AztA — protein: MTETCLTFRDLTLGYNSHPAIHHLDGIIRKGSLTAVVGANGSGKSTLMKGIVGVLKPMAGAVTRAPGVRAAYLPQQSELDRSFPARVVDLVSLGLWPKRGLLGRHTKEDRQSVSEALMAVGLGGFETRPIDTLSGGQLQRTLFARVLLQDADLILLDEPFNAVDAKTMGDLIALIKRWHGEERTIMVVVHDLDLVRQNFPETLLLARQPVAWGETKETLRPENLLRARRFHEAWEENAPWCEPGGPDHDHDGHDHNHDEPAHAQDRHHHHGAGPRAA
- the hutI gene encoding imidazolonepropionase yields the protein MAGESRGRAAAVRIWRNARLATFAEGAAGQGVVEKGAVAARDGIIVYAGAEADIPAAFEQRAEIVDCEGRWITPGLIDCHTHLVHAGDRANEFEMRLAGATYEEVARAGGGIVSSVGALRAAGEDELVAQTLPRLDALIAEGATTVEVKSGYGLDLENEKKSLRAARRLGAERPVTIRTTFLGAHALPPEAKGDKDAFIDLITATILPAIAADGLADAVDGFCEGIAFSVEQMARVFEAAKALGLPVKLHADQLSNLHGAELAARYGALSADHLEYTDEAGAAAMAASGSVATILPGAYYFIRETKKPPIELFRRHDVRMAVATDNNPGTSPLTSLLLTMNMAASLFGMTVDECLAGVTREAARALGLLGQTGTLEAGKSADLAIWSIERPAELVYRMGFNPLHARIWRGQ
- the hutC gene encoding histidine utilization repressor, whose translation is MSMVATAETEGGETVSLHQRILSDISEKILSGAWAPGHRIPFEHELTTEYDCSRMTVNKALSQLAKSGLIERRRRSGSFVRQPQSQAAVLEIHDIRIEVEALGLPYRYERLARLKRRSSAQDRSLLGLSASGWVLSLECLHFAGERPFALEERLINLSAVTEAGEEEFLDIAPGPWLIGRVPWSEAEHRIRAVAADERVADALDIDLSAACLVVERRTWSAEHPVTHVRFTYAAESHTLVARFTPSHG
- the hutH gene encoding histidine ammonia-lyase, translated to MTELVLKPGNVTLADWRAIYRGAVPRLDDACRPKIKASAEAVARIVAKGEPVYGINTGFGKLASVRIPAQDLETLQRNIVLSHAAGVGEPMPVAVCRLMMALKLASLAQGASGVRSRTIELLEAMLANDVIPVVPAQGSVGASGDLAPLSHMTAVMIGVGECFTPHGRFPAKVAFVSHGLEPVILGAKEGLALLNGTQFSTAYALAGLFEAEVLYQSALVAGALSTDAARGSDAPFDPRIHLLRKHRGQIETANALRSLMAGSAIRESHRVGDERVQDPYCLRCQPQVMGAALDVLRKAADTLGTEANGVTDNPLIFAEDDTALSGGNFHAEPVAFAADMIALAVCEIGSLSERRIAMLVDPALSGMPAFLTPKPGLNSGFMIPQVTAAALVSENKQKAYPASVDSIPTSANQEDHVSMAAHGARRLIGMVENATAVIGIELLAATQGCDFHAPLASSAALEAVRKLVRAEVPHLDNDRHFHPDMEKAIAMVRSGAAVKAASAVALPGIAS
- a CDS encoding RidA family protein; amino-acid sequence: MSIRRIDVGPRMSQIVIHGNTVYLAGQVGEPGGNVASQTRDILATIDELLAKAGTDKTKIVQAIIWLADMGTFAEMNSEWDKWVPQGHTPARATGEAKLAGPEYLVEIIITAAI